Proteins encoded by one window of Rhodobium gokarnense:
- a CDS encoding M23 family metallopeptidase, producing the protein MPPDHRRVSLRWLTGTVLTGMTSMFLMGGALFVALDGRHTFATPPQAMAATEALRTSVDPVSGAIEKGDRIRLVPEGISNRQLMTVSTVTRVGDRDIIKDRPFVRITASLAQRKTDLISDIPPFNPLRIFSDSGEIPATAETESIYGAEVDGEVAITVRDFPKDNPLIDADAAPSEPEIEAMVRRHAVNPTGENLQVASLPRINPDRFDFELAKRPSALGRFAIRIVPENVSFVAKTEEPTADITPGLQEKVIDVDDNTSLKDLLTGNGSTDDEAEEITAVLGRVFRIGKPPENGRVRLGIDEAEIDIDRSIPVRISIYDGEKHIATVARSDDGFYVPANEPPPIVTAAAEEEEPQQPAVYKGGPALSLYESIYQTGMEQQIPVALINDMIRIFSFEVDFNTRVSPADKLEVFYALADERDPGSAKEILFASLTLKSNERRFYRFKTPDDGAVDYYDETGKSSKKFLMRKPMSRGKFRSGFGSRRHPILGYARMHKGVDWAAPRGTPVMASGNGVIEEAKWKSGYGRWVKIRHSNGYATGYGHMSGFAKGIHSGQRIRQGQVIGFVGSTGLSTGPHLHYEVMVNGRHVNPLRIRLPRGRVLTDEVLTSFEQERNHIDALLAKDPSQQRLIATN; encoded by the coding sequence ATGCCGCCGGATCACCGCCGGGTGAGCCTGCGCTGGCTGACCGGCACGGTGCTGACGGGCATGACGTCCATGTTCCTGATGGGCGGGGCGCTGTTCGTCGCCCTCGACGGGCGCCACACCTTTGCGACGCCGCCCCAGGCGATGGCCGCCACCGAGGCGCTGCGCACCTCCGTCGATCCGGTCTCCGGCGCCATCGAGAAGGGCGACCGCATCCGCCTGGTGCCGGAGGGCATTTCCAACCGCCAGCTCATGACGGTCAGCACCGTGACCCGGGTCGGCGACCGCGACATCATCAAGGACCGGCCGTTCGTGCGCATCACCGCCTCGCTGGCGCAGCGCAAGACCGACCTGATCTCTGACATCCCGCCCTTCAATCCACTGCGCATCTTTTCCGACAGCGGCGAAATCCCCGCCACCGCCGAGACGGAATCGATCTACGGCGCGGAGGTCGATGGCGAGGTCGCGATCACCGTTCGCGACTTCCCCAAGGACAATCCGCTGATCGATGCCGACGCCGCACCGAGCGAGCCGGAGATCGAGGCGATGGTGCGGCGCCACGCCGTCAACCCGACCGGCGAGAACCTGCAGGTCGCTTCCCTGCCCCGGATCAACCCGGACCGGTTCGACTTCGAACTGGCCAAGCGGCCCTCCGCGCTCGGCCGTTTCGCCATCCGCATCGTGCCGGAGAACGTCTCCTTCGTCGCCAAGACCGAGGAGCCGACGGCGGACATCACCCCGGGCCTGCAGGAAAAGGTCATCGACGTCGACGACAACACGTCCCTGAAGGACCTGTTGACCGGCAACGGCTCCACCGACGACGAGGCCGAGGAGATCACCGCCGTGCTCGGCCGCGTCTTCCGCATCGGCAAGCCGCCGGAGAACGGCCGCGTTCGCCTCGGCATCGATGAGGCCGAGATCGACATCGACCGCTCGATCCCGGTGCGCATCAGCATCTATGACGGCGAAAAGCATATCGCCACGGTCGCCCGCTCCGACGACGGCTTCTACGTGCCGGCCAACGAGCCGCCGCCGATCGTCACCGCGGCCGCGGAAGAGGAAGAGCCGCAGCAGCCCGCCGTCTACAAGGGCGGCCCCGCGCTCAGTCTTTATGAGAGCATCTACCAGACCGGCATGGAGCAGCAGATTCCGGTCGCGCTGATCAACGACATGATCCGCATCTTCTCGTTCGAGGTCGACTTCAACACCCGCGTCAGCCCGGCCGACAAGCTGGAGGTGTTCTATGCGCTGGCCGACGAGCGCGACCCCGGCTCGGCCAAGGAGATCCTGTTCGCCTCGCTGACGCTGAAGTCCAACGAGCGCCGATTCTACCGCTTCAAGACGCCGGACGACGGCGCCGTCGACTACTATGACGAGACCGGCAAGAGTTCGAAGAAGTTCCTGATGCGCAAGCCGATGTCGCGCGGCAAGTTCCGCTCCGGCTTCGGCAGCCGGCGCCACCCGATCCTCGGCTATGCGCGCATGCACAAAGGCGTCGACTGGGCGGCCCCGCGCGGCACCCCGGTCATGGCATCCGGCAACGGCGTCATCGAAGAGGCCAAATGGAAGTCCGGCTACGGCCGCTGGGTGAAGATCCGCCACTCCAACGGCTACGCCACCGGCTACGGCCACATGTCGGGCTTTGCCAAAGGCATCCATTCCGGCCAGCGCATCCGCCAGGGCCAGGTGATCGGCTTCGTCGGCTCCACCGGCCTGTCGACCGGACCGCACCTGCACTACGAGGTCATGGTCAACGGCCGCCACGTCAACCCGTTGCGCATCCGCCTGCCGCGCGGCCGCGTGCTGACCGACGAGGTCCTGACCTCCTTCGAGCAGGAGCGCAACCACATCGACGCCCTGCTCGCCAAGGACCCGAGCCAGCAGCGCCTCATCGCCACCAACTGA
- a CDS encoding MmcQ/YjbR family DNA-binding protein, which produces MSYETFDAFCGSLRAATYVEQWGGAHVWKVGGKVFAIAGWSKGEVPFITFKCSELAYRILREQPGLRPAPYLSPRSPTWIQMHDDPGLSDDDLKAYLAESHRIVVAKLTRRQRADLGLSG; this is translated from the coding sequence ATGAGTTACGAGACTTTCGATGCCTTCTGCGGCAGCCTGCGGGCAGCGACATATGTCGAGCAGTGGGGCGGGGCGCATGTCTGGAAGGTCGGCGGCAAGGTGTTCGCCATCGCCGGCTGGTCGAAGGGCGAGGTGCCCTTCATCACCTTCAAATGCAGCGAGCTCGCCTACCGGATCCTGAGGGAGCAGCCGGGCCTGAGGCCGGCGCCGTATCTGTCGCCGCGCAGCCCTACCTGGATCCAGATGCATGACGATCCGGGGCTTTCGGACGACGACCTGAAGGCCTATCTCGCCGAATCCCACCGCATCGTCGTGGCCAAGCTGACGCGCAGGCAACGGGCCGATCTCGGCCTTTCGGGCTGA
- a CDS encoding GNAT family N-acetyltransferase, with translation MSDEVCYRQMERGQEPVVFSLIQRVFDACVAPHYSPSGVARFYAQVSETSLREKAEDPVGGVFVAAKGAVLVGMVALARGHHIALLFVAPEYQGKGIGRALVALAAERCREIDRHGKTMTVNASPNSVPFYEKADFVPASGERDDNGLRFTPMTKPMS, from the coding sequence ATGTCCGACGAGGTTTGCTATCGGCAGATGGAGAGGGGGCAAGAGCCTGTCGTCTTTTCCCTGATCCAGCGGGTTTTCGACGCCTGCGTCGCGCCGCACTATTCGCCGTCCGGCGTTGCCCGGTTCTACGCGCAGGTTTCCGAAACGTCGTTGCGGGAAAAGGCTGAGGACCCTGTCGGCGGCGTATTCGTTGCCGCAAAGGGGGCGGTGCTTGTCGGCATGGTGGCATTGGCGCGCGGACACCATATCGCGCTGCTCTTCGTTGCTCCCGAATACCAGGGCAAAGGGATCGGTCGCGCCCTGGTCGCGCTCGCGGCCGAGCGTTGCCGCGAGATCGATCGCCACGGCAAGACGATGACCGTCAACGCTTCGCCGAATTCGGTCCCGTTCTATGAAAAGGCCGACTTTGTCCCGGCCAGCGGCGAAAGGGACGATAACGGTCTGCGCTTCACGCCGATGACGAAGCCAATGTCATGA
- the clpB gene encoding ATP-dependent chaperone ClpB, producing the protein MNFEKYTERARGFIQSAQNAALSRGHQQFTPEHILKVLLDDPEGMSARLIEAAGGRPRRALTAVDLALDKMPKVSGGEGQLYLAGPTAKVFNTAEELAKKAGDSFVTVERLLLALAMEKEAESSKILKEAGVTPTGLNEAINEIRKGRTADSASAESGYDALKKYARDLTEVAADGKLDPVIGRDEEIRRTIQVLSRRTKNNPVLIGEPGVGKTAIAEGLALRIVNGDVPESLKDKKLLALDMGALIAGAKYRGEFEERLKAVLSEIQAAGGQVILFIDEMHTLVGAGKAEGAMDASNLLKPALARGELHCVGATTLDEYRKHVEKDAALARRFQPVFVSEPTVTDTVSILRGLKEKYELHHGVRVTDSALVAAATLSNRYITDRFLPDKAIDLVDEAASRLRMQVDSKPEELDELDRRIIQLKIEREALKKETDQASKDRLERLDRELVDLEEKSAGLTARWRAEKDKLSSAQQIKAALDEARGDLERAQREGNLAKAGEIAYGRIPELEKRLAETEAAEGSAAEPGAMVEEAVTPDHIAQIVSRWTGIPVDKMLEGERDKLLRMEEAIAKRVVGQEEAVEAVSTAVRRARAGLQDPNRPIGSFMFLGPTGVGKTELTKALAAFLFDDETAMARIDMSEYMEKHSVARLIGAPPGYVGYEEGGALTETVRRRPYQVILFDEVEKAHHDVFNVLLQVLDDGRLTDGQGRTVDFRNTLIIMTSNLGSEFLAEQPEGADVEGARDAVMDVVRSHFRPEFLNRLDEIILFHRLKREQMGAIVDIQLVRLQKLLDDRKIVLELDEGARAWLADKGYDPVYGARPLKRVIQRFVQNPLAERILAGDVADGQTVKVTTADDALDFEVVTDDRQAA; encoded by the coding sequence ATGAATTTCGAGAAATATACCGAACGTGCGCGCGGGTTCATTCAATCCGCCCAGAACGCGGCCCTTTCCAGGGGCCACCAGCAATTCACGCCCGAGCACATCCTGAAGGTGCTGCTCGACGATCCGGAGGGCATGTCGGCCCGGCTTATCGAGGCCGCCGGCGGCCGCCCGCGCCGGGCGCTCACCGCCGTGGATCTCGCGCTCGACAAGATGCCGAAGGTGAGCGGTGGCGAAGGCCAGCTCTATCTCGCCGGTCCCACCGCCAAGGTCTTCAACACCGCCGAGGAACTCGCCAAGAAGGCGGGCGACTCGTTCGTCACCGTGGAGCGCCTGCTGTTGGCGCTGGCCATGGAGAAGGAAGCGGAAAGCTCGAAGATCCTGAAGGAGGCCGGCGTTACGCCGACCGGCCTCAACGAGGCGATCAACGAGATTCGCAAGGGCCGCACGGCCGATTCGGCGTCGGCCGAATCGGGCTACGACGCCCTGAAGAAATATGCCCGCGACCTGACGGAAGTCGCCGCGGACGGAAAGCTCGACCCCGTCATCGGGCGGGATGAGGAAATCCGCCGCACGATCCAGGTGCTGTCGCGCCGGACCAAGAACAATCCGGTGCTGATCGGCGAGCCGGGCGTCGGCAAGACCGCGATTGCCGAGGGCCTGGCGCTGCGTATCGTCAATGGCGACGTGCCGGAGAGCCTGAAGGACAAGAAGCTGCTGGCCCTCGACATGGGCGCGCTGATCGCCGGCGCGAAATATCGCGGCGAGTTCGAGGAGCGGCTGAAGGCCGTTCTTTCGGAAATCCAGGCGGCGGGCGGCCAGGTGATCCTCTTCATCGATGAAATGCACACCCTCGTCGGCGCCGGCAAGGCGGAAGGGGCGATGGACGCCTCCAACCTCCTGAAGCCGGCTCTCGCCCGCGGCGAACTGCACTGCGTCGGCGCCACCACGCTCGACGAATACCGCAAGCATGTGGAAAAGGACGCCGCCCTCGCACGGCGCTTCCAGCCGGTGTTCGTCTCCGAGCCGACGGTGACCGATACCGTGTCGATCCTGCGCGGCCTGAAGGAAAAATACGAGCTGCACCATGGCGTCAGGGTCACCGACTCCGCGCTGGTCGCCGCCGCGACCCTGTCGAATCGCTACATCACCGACCGGTTCCTGCCGGACAAGGCTATCGACCTCGTCGACGAGGCCGCCTCGCGGCTGCGCATGCAGGTCGATTCCAAGCCGGAGGAACTGGACGAACTCGATCGGCGCATCATCCAGCTCAAGATCGAGCGCGAGGCGCTGAAGAAGGAGACCGACCAGGCCTCCAAGGACCGGCTGGAGCGGCTCGATCGCGAGCTTGTCGACCTGGAAGAAAAGTCTGCCGGGCTGACCGCGCGCTGGCGGGCGGAGAAGGACAAGCTGTCCTCGGCCCAGCAGATCAAGGCGGCGCTCGACGAGGCCCGCGGCGACCTGGAGCGGGCGCAGCGCGAGGGCAACCTCGCCAAGGCGGGCGAGATCGCCTATGGCCGGATTCCGGAACTGGAAAAGCGGCTGGCCGAAACCGAAGCGGCGGAGGGCAGCGCGGCCGAGCCGGGCGCGATGGTGGAGGAGGCGGTGACGCCGGACCACATCGCCCAGATCGTCTCACGCTGGACCGGCATTCCCGTCGACAAGATGCTGGAAGGCGAACGCGACAAGCTGCTCCGGATGGAAGAGGCGATCGCCAAGCGCGTCGTCGGCCAGGAGGAAGCGGTCGAGGCCGTCTCCACGGCCGTGCGCCGCGCCCGCGCCGGCCTGCAGGACCCGAACCGGCCGATCGGCTCGTTCATGTTCCTCGGCCCGACCGGCGTCGGCAAGACCGAGCTGACCAAGGCCCTGGCCGCGTTCCTGTTCGACGACGAGACGGCGATGGCTCGCATCGACATGTCGGAATACATGGAGAAACATTCCGTCGCCCGTCTGATCGGCGCGCCTCCGGGCTATGTCGGCTATGAGGAGGGCGGGGCGCTGACGGAGACGGTTCGGCGCCGGCCGTACCAGGTGATTCTGTTCGACGAGGTCGAAAAGGCGCACCACGACGTCTTCAACGTGCTCCTGCAGGTGCTCGACGACGGCCGGCTGACGGATGGACAGGGCCGCACCGTCGACTTCCGCAACACGCTGATCATCATGACCTCCAACCTCGGCTCGGAGTTCCTGGCCGAGCAGCCGGAGGGGGCGGATGTCGAGGGCGCGCGCGATGCGGTGATGGACGTCGTCCGGTCGCATTTCCGGCCGGAGTTCCTCAACCGGCTCGACGAGATCATCCTGTTCCATCGCCTGAAGCGCGAGCAGATGGGCGCGATCGTCGATATCCAGCTCGTCCGGCTGCAGAAGCTGCTGGACGACCGCAAGATCGTGCTGGAGCTGGATGAGGGCGCCCGCGCCTGGCTCGCCGACAAGGGCTACGACCCGGTCTATGGCGCGCGGCCGCTGAAGCGGGTGATCCAGCGCTTCGTGCAGAACCCGCTGGCGGAGCGCATTCTTGCAGGCGACGTGGCCGACGGCCAAACCGTCAAGGTGACGACTGCGGACGATGCGCTCGACTTCGAGGTGGTGACGGACGACCGCCAGGCCGCCTGA
- a CDS encoding MOSC domain-containing protein, with translation MTSIAKIAGLYRFPVKGLSAEPLDRVALQVDRPLPGDRAIALEFRDSGIDPDHPEFRKKSYFLQLALFPALAVLKSRFDPETGRLEVTRSGAPFAEGVISDAADRERIETAFQNFFEPPLPRQPRLIAGGDVQFTDQSGPLISLINLATVNAIADVAGGPLDPVRFRGNLTLDGMEAWAENDLVGKRIRVGDRAVLEVEKRIDRCAATEVDLETGERNRPVIARLRETFGHIDCGVFARVVEPGAIAPGDALKVL, from the coding sequence ATGACGTCGATCGCGAAAATCGCCGGCCTTTACCGCTTTCCGGTCAAGGGCCTTTCCGCCGAACCGTTGGACCGCGTGGCGTTGCAGGTGGACCGCCCGCTCCCCGGCGACCGGGCGATCGCCCTGGAATTTCGCGATTCGGGGATAGACCCGGACCATCCGGAGTTCCGCAAGAAGTCCTATTTCCTGCAGCTCGCCCTCTTTCCGGCACTCGCCGTCCTGAAGAGCCGGTTCGATCCTGAGACCGGACGGCTGGAAGTGACCCGCAGTGGCGCGCCCTTCGCCGAGGGCGTCATTTCCGATGCCGCCGACCGGGAACGTATCGAAACCGCGTTCCAGAACTTCTTCGAGCCGCCCCTGCCGCGACAGCCGCGGCTGATCGCCGGCGGCGACGTCCAGTTCACCGACCAGTCCGGGCCGCTGATCTCACTGATCAACCTTGCCACCGTCAACGCCATCGCCGACGTCGCCGGCGGCCCGCTCGATCCGGTGCGCTTCCGCGGCAATCTGACCCTCGACGGCATGGAGGCCTGGGCCGAGAACGATCTCGTCGGCAAGCGGATCAGAGTCGGCGATAGAGCGGTGCTGGAGGTGGAAAAGCGCATCGACCGCTGCGCTGCCACCGAGGTCGACCTTGAGACCGGCGAGCGCAACCGGCCGGTCATCGCGCGCCTGCGCGAGACCTTCGGCCACATCGATTGCGGGGTGTTCGCCCGGGTCGTCGAACCGGGTGCCATCGCCCCCGGCGACGCTTTGAAAGTCCTGTAG